From one Brachypodium distachyon strain Bd21 chromosome 4, Brachypodium_distachyon_v3.0, whole genome shotgun sequence genomic stretch:
- the LOC104585052 gene encoding uncharacterized protein LOC104585052 — translation MMEQAWRDQFQAGYWSSEPASWVPGLPAVSTEMSSCFQTLVQPSTSTSSSSGGQLQQELVEYAAAATPNYGSPIVVFEKSARAFGDDIDMILTKIHMYPRSIVDLDDRYTVPLTIAIGPYHHYRCHLQPAEKAKHLAAYRCIKLSRRPVQELYDAVVSVAHVVRLLYHKEAMAGIVDDDFWPMMFYDACFLVQYMLWYVDEDEMDTWLLSFFKSNQLDIDNDILLLENQLPWPVVDTLVDLVRPGLVKEFIVCIRVGFQSTKEEFEGQDFAWDGYTPPHLLGLYRYYMVKGSGVYKPASANKLKKLIGTSFTATKLAEMGVKITPSKTEGYMDLAVPTGPIHGKLCLPPMYLNETAAARLVNMAAFELCTNPDFFDDSGEDEYTYYQNSAVCSYLLLLAMFVEREEDVQELRARDLLTTGDGVGLTNKEALQFFTTVGKHLRKGPCYWDVMIKLSMYDKGRPVRVNAHKFFFNHWGKIVTVVTTIAGALGLFGTLVSLKKG, via the coding sequence ATGATGGAACAAGCATGGCGCGATCAGTTCCAGGCCGGTTATTGGTCCTCGGAACCTGCTTCATGGGTTCCTGGTCTCCCAGCTGTGTCCACCGAGATGTCGTCATGTTTCCAAACACTTGTACAACCTAGCACTAGCACTAGTAGTTCTAGCGGAGGGCAGCTGCAGCAGGAGCTGGTTGAGTATGCCGCTGCAGCCACACCCAACTACGGGAGCCCCATTGTTGTGTTTGAGAAATCAGCACGAGCGTTCGGCGACGACATCGACATGATACTAACGAAGATCCACATGTACCCTCGAAGCATAGTGGATCTCGACGATCGGTACACCGTCCCTCTGACCATCGCCATCGGCCCGTACCACCACTACCGATGCCACCTGCAGCCCGCGGAGAAGGCTAAGCATCTGGCTGCATACCGCTGCATCAAGCTCTCGCGCCGCCCCGTCCAGGAGCTGTACGATGCGGTGGTCTCCGTCGCACACGTTGTGCGCCTTCTCTACCACAAGGAAGCGATGGCAGGTATCGTCGACGACGACTTCTGGCCTATGATGTTCTATGATGCTTGCTTCTTGGTGCAGTATATGTTATGGTATGTCGACGAAGACGAGATGGATACCTGGCTGCTCAGCTTTTTCAAATCCAACCAGCTAGATATCGACAACGACATCCTGCTGCTGGAGAACCAGCTTCCTTGGCCGGTGGTTGATACCCTCGTTGATTTAGTTCGCCCGGGGCTCGTCAAGGAGTTCATTGTTTGCATCAGAGTCGGTTTCCAAAGCACCAAGGAGGAATTTGAAGGCCAAGATTTTGCGTGGGATGGTTACACGCCGCCGCATCTCCTTGGCCTTTACCGCTACTACATGGTAAAAGGAAGCGGAGTATATAAGCCCGCCTCAGCCAATAAACTCAAGAAATTAATTGGCACTTCTTTCACTGCCACAAAGCTCGCGGAGATGGGCGTCAAGATAACACCCAGCAAAACAGAAGGGTACATGGACTTGGCCGTCCCAACAGGTCCCATCCACGGCAAGCTTTGCCTGCCGCCGATGTACCTGAACGAGACGGCTGCTGCCAGGCTCGTCAACATGGCGGCGTTCGAGCTATGCACTAACCCAGATTTCTTTGACGACAGTGGGGAGGATGAATATACATACTATCAGAATTCTGCGGTATGCTCatacctcctcctccttgccaTGTTTGTGGAACGTGAAGAGGACGTGCAGGAGCTGCGAGCCAGGGATCTTCTGACAACAGGAGATGGAGTCGGGCTCACCAACAAGGAGGCGCTCCAATTCTTCACCACTGTTGGCAAACACCTGCGCAAAGGGCCCTGCTACTGGGATGTGATGATAAAACTTTCCATGTATGATAAAGGAAGGCCGGTTCGGGTCAACGCGCACAAGTTTTTCTTCAATCACTGGGGAAAAATCGTCACCGTGGTCACCACCATTGCTGGAGCCCTCGGCCTCTTTGGGACGCTCGTGTCTCTCAAGAAAGGCTAG